A genome region from Haloarcula rubripromontorii includes the following:
- a CDS encoding ArnT family glycosyltransferase has translation MAFGTWRLRPHLTFPDETGAIELALRMGYEQNPFIDNFRKGGNLHLYLLALSFVPVTLYWLATGQLGDIMSGAATVGSSPSWGVSPDLLTAFYDVLFAGRLVSVVFGVGTVVVLYYLGQELLDRRAGILASTFLTFTVGYVHTAHYATEDVPMTFFLMLGFLLTVRAFHSSDTRTLLIAALVAGLAASTKATAGLLVLPIAVVIIERHWDESGSIAEFIVAAWKYPTLTVLGYVTTTPSIFFHPVSWADEISRYVVRSTSESVSYNWSDPGWLIQLAHLAEGQGIVLFLFSILSVLLVVAFLLRGTLDGALWLLLLYAAPYFAVIIQGNMTQFPRVMPLFPILAVLAGVAGSELTQSTRSVRVVGIVLLTLAVVFSGVHTAAGVADISQSRQEATEWTHANLDGSDSVDVYSQRVYLPEFPEEATVNRYVIHSTFPREEWQPGLERLDCNAPEYVVLSSYHYFRFFKDPSVYPDVTERMSALFAEEDYEIVRTFGPPVDTELSAERKFRDSTRLSSFPEDGNPTIVVLKRIDDEPTC, from the coding sequence ATGGCCTTTGGCACCTGGCGACTCCGGCCACATCTGACGTTTCCGGATGAAACCGGTGCTATAGAACTCGCTCTCAGGATGGGATACGAGCAGAACCCGTTCATAGACAACTTTCGGAAGGGTGGGAATCTCCACCTCTACCTTTTAGCGCTCTCTTTTGTCCCGGTGACGCTATACTGGCTCGCAACCGGTCAACTAGGCGACATCATGTCTGGCGCGGCTACCGTCGGGAGTTCACCAAGTTGGGGCGTGTCCCCGGACCTCCTTACGGCCTTTTACGATGTGCTGTTCGCCGGTCGCCTAGTATCCGTCGTGTTCGGTGTCGGAACTGTGGTAGTCCTTTATTATCTCGGCCAGGAGCTACTGGACCGGCGTGCCGGAATCCTCGCATCAACGTTTTTGACGTTCACTGTCGGATACGTTCACACCGCCCATTACGCGACTGAAGATGTCCCGATGACGTTTTTCCTCATGCTCGGGTTCCTGCTAACGGTTCGTGCGTTTCATTCAAGCGACACCAGAACACTGTTGATCGCTGCACTGGTGGCTGGGTTAGCAGCATCGACAAAGGCGACTGCCGGCCTCCTTGTTCTCCCTATCGCTGTTGTGATCATTGAACGCCACTGGGACGAATCTGGGAGCATTGCCGAATTCATCGTGGCAGCGTGGAAATACCCAACGCTAACGGTCCTTGGATATGTTACCACAACCCCCTCAATCTTCTTCCATCCAGTTTCGTGGGCCGACGAAATCTCCCGGTACGTCGTTCGTAGCACGAGCGAATCAGTATCGTATAACTGGTCGGATCCCGGATGGCTCATCCAGCTCGCGCACCTCGCCGAAGGGCAAGGGATTGTGCTGTTCCTGTTCTCAATACTGTCTGTGCTGCTCGTCGTCGCTTTCCTTCTGCGAGGCACTCTCGACGGTGCACTCTGGCTATTGCTCCTCTATGCTGCCCCGTACTTCGCAGTCATTATTCAGGGAAACATGACACAGTTCCCCCGGGTGATGCCACTGTTCCCGATCCTCGCAGTTCTCGCTGGCGTTGCCGGCTCCGAGCTAACCCAATCTACTCGTTCCGTCCGAGTTGTTGGAATTGTCCTTCTCACGCTCGCTGTTGTCTTTTCAGGTGTCCATACCGCTGCCGGTGTCGCTGATATCAGCCAGTCGCGGCAGGAAGCGACCGAATGGACGCACGCGAACTTAGATGGTTCCGATTCTGTTGACGTGTATTCTCAGCGGGTGTACCTCCCAGAGTTCCCGGAAGAGGCGACGGTAAATCGTTACGTCATTCATTCGACGTTCCCTCGCGAAGAGTGGCAGCCAGGGCTTGAACGACTGGACTGTAACGCGCCCGAATACGTCGTACTCTCCAGTTACCACTACTTCCGGTTTTTTAAAGATCCGTCCGTGTACCCGGATGTGACTGAACGCATGTCGGCGCTATTCGCCGAAGAGGACTACGAAATTGTTCGAACCTTCGGTCCACCAGTTGACACCGAGCTCAGCGCGGAGCGGAAATTCAGAGACAGTACCCGACTCTCGTCGTTCCCCGAGGATGGGAACCCGACTATCGTTGTGCTGAAACGGATAGACGATGAACCGACCTGCTGA
- a CDS encoding glycosyltransferase family 4 protein codes for MTDEPLPSVCVVTHPLAAAGENATRSLLDILSAVTSVALVTADLPADSEIRDRHELIELTQKGTGDSAVTAAVRFLLNQLRMCRVIAARDEDVVLFFGATSYLLPIIVARLLGKTALVEPRGDVPLTLRLNWEQQLPDWVAAGLAYTVRTLERAGFAAAHGIITYTPEMARQLDLHPESPNVYPTGARYVRTDEFRVQRAYTDRGRIVGFLGRLDEEKNIRELATVAARLPDDVTFRFIGDGDLRSWLSSELAAEIERGAVELTGWVDHDDVPDQLNDLSLLVLPSQPTEGLPTTILEALACGTPVLASPVSGVPDVVREGETGFLLDSREAAVLHETILNILERDGLDRISENGRDLIESQYSFEAACERYRSILNRL; via the coding sequence GTGACTGACGAACCACTCCCGAGTGTCTGTGTCGTCACTCATCCCCTTGCTGCCGCTGGCGAAAACGCCACGCGAAGCCTGCTTGATATCCTGTCGGCTGTGACATCGGTCGCGCTCGTGACGGCTGACCTGCCGGCTGATTCTGAGATTCGTGACCGGCACGAACTAATCGAACTCACGCAAAAAGGCACGGGTGACTCCGCCGTCACCGCTGCAGTCCGGTTCCTGCTGAATCAACTCCGGATGTGCCGCGTCATAGCTGCCCGTGACGAAGACGTAGTCCTGTTTTTTGGGGCAACGTCGTACCTGTTACCCATCATTGTGGCTCGGTTGCTCGGCAAGACGGCTCTCGTTGAACCCCGAGGCGACGTACCGCTAACGCTCCGACTGAACTGGGAACAGCAGTTGCCCGACTGGGTGGCCGCCGGGCTCGCTTACACGGTGCGTACGCTGGAACGGGCTGGCTTCGCCGCGGCTCACGGCATCATAACGTATACACCGGAGATGGCTCGTCAACTGGATCTGCATCCGGAATCCCCGAACGTCTATCCGACGGGAGCGCGCTACGTCCGGACGGACGAATTTCGCGTCCAGCGAGCTTACACCGACCGTGGCCGCATCGTGGGATTCCTCGGGCGGCTCGACGAGGAAAAGAACATCCGTGAACTCGCTACTGTCGCCGCCAGACTACCCGACGACGTGACCTTCAGATTCATTGGCGACGGAGACCTCCGGTCATGGCTGTCATCTGAACTCGCGGCAGAAATCGAACGCGGAGCAGTCGAGCTCACCGGCTGGGTGGATCACGACGACGTGCCGGACCAACTAAATGACCTCTCTCTGCTCGTGTTACCGTCACAACCGACTGAAGGACTTCCGACAACGATTCTGGAAGCCTTAGCCTGTGGGACACCAGTACTGGCCTCGCCGGTTTCGGGCGTCCCGGATGTCGTCCGCGAGGGCGAAACCGGCTTCTTGCTCGATTCACGGGAGGCGGCTGTCCTTCACGAGACGATACTCAATATCCTCGAGCGGGATGGATTGGACAGGATCAGCGAGAACGGACGCGACCTGATCGAGTCCCAGTATAGTTTCGAAGCGGCCTGTGAGCGGTACAGATCGATACTCAACCGACTGTAG